The following proteins come from a genomic window of Ferrovibrio sp. MS7:
- a CDS encoding acetyl/propionyl/methylcrotonyl-CoA carboxylase subunit alpha — protein sequence MFRKILIANRGEIACRVIRTAKRLGIATVAVYSDADANARHVALADEAVRIGPAPVRESYLRADVIIAAAKASGAEAIHPGYGFLSENAEFADALAEAGLVFIGPPASAIRAMGLKGAAKALMQEARVPVVPGYHGDNQDADFLLGEAERIGWPVLIKAVAGGGGKGMRRVDKAAEFKAALAGAQREGANAFGNDRVLLEKYLVKPRHIEIQVFADKQGNAVHLFERDCSVQRRHQKVLEEAPAPGMPAAMRQAMGQAAVNAAKAIGYVGAGTVEFIADVSDGLKPDRFYFMEMNTRLQVEHPVTEMITGQDLVEWQLRVAAGNPLPLKQEELRIDGHAVEARIYAEDPIKNFLPSVGKLHRLRPPAEDAHVRVDTGVRENDSVTPFYDPMIAKLIVWDHDRGAALRRMGQALAQYQVAGVTTNIPFLIALAGHPAFGEGDLDTGFIERFRADLIPPVQGADASALALAALAVVLERRAQRSGGKGDPWSPWAAVNGWRLNDQGYDELIFREGESETRLRIEYAADDAIRVKLPGGAVLTAAGKLQDGSLDAVLDERRFSIGLVRQGLDLTLLLPGRVQKLSLVDPLAAGEMDEAAGGALTAPMPGKVVQVLVAEGVAVEKGQALMVLEAMKMEHTIAAPARGKVAKLNFKAGDQVSEGATLIALEAEG from the coding sequence ATGTTCCGCAAGATCCTGATCGCCAATCGCGGCGAAATCGCCTGCCGGGTGATCCGCACCGCAAAGCGCCTCGGCATCGCCACCGTGGCGGTCTATTCCGACGCCGATGCCAATGCCCGCCATGTGGCGCTGGCCGATGAGGCCGTGCGTATCGGCCCGGCGCCGGTGCGCGAGAGCTACCTGCGCGCCGATGTCATTATCGCCGCTGCCAAGGCCAGCGGCGCCGAGGCCATCCATCCGGGCTATGGCTTCCTGTCCGAGAATGCTGAATTCGCCGATGCGCTGGCCGAGGCCGGGCTGGTTTTCATCGGCCCGCCGGCTTCTGCCATCCGCGCCATGGGCCTGAAAGGCGCCGCCAAGGCGCTGATGCAGGAAGCCCGCGTGCCAGTGGTGCCGGGCTATCACGGCGACAACCAGGATGCCGATTTCCTGCTTGGTGAGGCCGAGCGCATCGGCTGGCCGGTGCTGATCAAGGCGGTGGCAGGCGGCGGTGGCAAGGGCATGCGCCGGGTCGACAAGGCTGCCGAGTTCAAGGCGGCGCTGGCCGGGGCGCAGCGCGAAGGCGCCAATGCCTTCGGCAATGATCGCGTGCTGCTGGAAAAATATCTGGTCAAGCCGCGCCATATCGAGATTCAGGTGTTCGCCGACAAGCAGGGCAATGCCGTGCATCTGTTCGAGCGCGATTGCAGTGTGCAGCGCCGGCATCAGAAGGTGCTGGAAGAAGCGCCGGCACCGGGCATGCCCGCGGCGATGCGCCAGGCCATGGGCCAGGCGGCGGTGAATGCCGCCAAGGCGATTGGCTATGTCGGCGCCGGCACGGTCGAGTTCATCGCCGATGTCAGCGACGGGTTGAAGCCGGACCGTTTCTATTTCATGGAGATGAACACCCGCCTGCAGGTGGAGCATCCCGTCACCGAGATGATCACCGGCCAGGACCTGGTGGAATGGCAGCTCCGCGTTGCCGCCGGCAATCCGCTGCCGCTCAAGCAGGAAGAACTGCGCATCGACGGCCATGCGGTCGAGGCGCGCATCTATGCCGAGGACCCTATTAAGAATTTCCTGCCCTCGGTGGGCAAGCTGCACCGCCTGCGGCCACCGGCGGAGGATGCGCATGTGCGGGTCGATACCGGGGTGCGCGAAAATGACAGCGTGACGCCGTTCTACGATCCGATGATCGCCAAGCTGATCGTGTGGGACCATGACCGTGGCGCTGCCCTGCGCCGCATGGGCCAGGCGCTGGCGCAGTATCAGGTCGCCGGTGTCACCACCAATATTCCGTTCCTCATCGCGCTCGCCGGCCATCCGGCGTTTGGCGAGGGCGATCTCGATACCGGCTTCATCGAACGTTTCCGTGCCGACCTGATTCCGCCCGTGCAGGGCGCCGATGCCAGTGCCCTGGCGCTGGCGGCATTGGCCGTGGTGCTGGAGCGCCGCGCCCAGCGCAGCGGCGGCAAGGGCGATCCGTGGTCGCCCTGGGCGGCGGTGAATGGCTGGCGGCTCAATGACCAGGGCTATGATGAATTGATCTTTCGCGAAGGCGAGAGCGAAACCCGGCTGCGGATTGAGTATGCCGCCGATGACGCGATCCGCGTGAAACTGCCGGGTGGTGCCGTGTTGACGGCCGCGGGCAAGCTGCAGGATGGCAGCCTGGATGCGGTGCTGGATGAGCGCCGCTTCAGCATCGGCCTGGTCCGTCAGGGGCTGGACCTGACCCTGTTGCTGCCGGGCCGGGTGCAGAAGCTGAGCCTGGTGGATCCGCTTGCCGCCGGTGAGATGGATGAAGCTGCTGGCGGCGCGCTCACCGCGCCGATGCCGGGCAAGGTGGTGCAGGTGCTGGTGGCGGAAGGTGTGGCGGTAGAGAAGGGCCAGGCGCTGATGGTGCTGGAGGCGATGAAGATGGAACACACCATCGCGGCGCCAGCGCGCGGCAAGGTAGCCAAGCTGAACTTCAAGGCCGGCGATCAGGTGAGCGAAGGCGCCACTTTGATCGCGCTGGAAGCGGAAGGATGA
- a CDS encoding hydroxymethylglutaryl-CoA lyase: MSLPSQIRLWEAGPRDGLQNEKSVVPTDVKVELIERLVECGATYIEATSFVSPKWVPQMGDAADVMTRISRKPGVTYQVLTPNEKGYDSAKQYGARAIAVFAAASESFSQRNVNCSIEESLERFRPVVQKAKADGVRVRGFVSVVLGCPFEGEVDPVKVAGIAKQLAEMGCDDIGLGDTIGTGTPGKTKRLIEETAKFIPLDRIGMHFHDTYGQALANTYASLEMGITSHDASVAGLGGCPYAPGATGNLATEDLVYMLEGLGIDSGFDLKQLVRTAWWISEKLGRPPVSSVAKALKSKI, from the coding sequence ATGAGCCTGCCCAGCCAGATCCGCCTATGGGAAGCCGGCCCGCGCGACGGGTTGCAGAACGAGAAGAGCGTGGTGCCCACCGATGTGAAGGTGGAGCTGATCGAGCGCCTAGTGGAATGCGGCGCTACCTATATCGAGGCGACCAGTTTCGTGTCGCCGAAATGGGTGCCGCAGATGGGCGATGCCGCCGATGTGATGACGCGGATTTCGCGCAAGCCCGGCGTTACCTATCAGGTGCTGACGCCGAACGAGAAGGGCTACGATTCCGCCAAGCAGTATGGCGCCCGCGCCATCGCGGTATTCGCGGCAGCAAGCGAGAGTTTCTCCCAGCGCAATGTGAATTGCTCCATTGAGGAGAGCCTGGAGCGGTTTCGTCCGGTGGTGCAGAAGGCCAAGGCGGATGGCGTGCGCGTGCGCGGTTTCGTTTCGGTGGTGCTGGGCTGCCCCTTCGAGGGCGAGGTCGATCCGGTGAAAGTGGCCGGTATCGCCAAGCAGCTTGCCGAGATGGGCTGCGATGATATTGGCTTGGGCGACACTATCGGCACCGGCACGCCGGGCAAGACCAAGCGTCTGATCGAGGAAACCGCGAAATTCATTCCGCTCGACCGCATCGGCATGCATTTTCACGATACCTACGGTCAGGCGCTGGCGAATACCTATGCCTCGCTGGAAATGGGCATCACCAGCCATGATGCCTCGGTTGCCGGCCTTGGCGGCTGTCCTTACGCGCCAGGTGCCACCGGCAATCTTGCCACCGAGGATCTGGTTTACATGCTGGAAGGCCTCGGCATTGACAGCGGCTTCGATCTCAAGCAATTGGTGCGCACCGCCTGGTGGATTTCCGAGAAGCTCGGCCGTCCGCCGGTGTCGAGTGTCGCCAAGGCCTTGAAATCGAAGATTTGA